A window of the Opitutaceae bacterium genome harbors these coding sequences:
- a CDS encoding adenylosuccinate synthetase → MSLIPFSSHLIADVGISTGDEGKGRLIAEVVEELRASTKLDAPVHMVLKVNGGANSGHTAGGVKLNLLPAGVIEPSIPYLAIGAGVVADPRKFWWEASPLEKRGFKVIDRLIIDERTMVADVSHRLLDLAWEDYRENILGEEARGSTGRGITPAYQDEAGQWQITYSAFLGTRDDFARRVGQRIDRTLRTIEHVCQVSAETWSGFFDRLTEAETRANRDSVESGIFPQSEFDFTAFRGETPFTLNKDRIIDVYWQAGARLRSCVTDVRERVLDALTEHRTVIGEFGQAFWLDKRHGYPPNVTASHTYTPEFFNSAGIPCQPIHTFGVAKAYDTKVGTHTFITQMDDEHPLCQFLKKLEFGTSTGRQRMVGWFDAVEKGDTLRYGGFQDLMINKIDALGALPDWKGNLRICTAYEDRTGRRFSHSPRREEIRKTLRPLYRDFPTWEGDISGIRRFGDLPQEARTYVAAMMRSILEAAYDQGKWPLRLPNLRYIGVGPDPSQIIKDIPATSELIRLVHFESGPIATA, encoded by the coding sequence ATGTCCCTGATACCTTTTTCCAGCCACCTGATCGCCGACGTCGGAATCAGCACCGGCGACGAAGGCAAAGGCCGCCTGATCGCCGAAGTGGTCGAAGAACTCCGTGCTTCCACCAAGCTCGACGCTCCGGTTCACATGGTGCTCAAGGTCAACGGCGGCGCGAATTCGGGACACACTGCCGGTGGAGTCAAACTGAACCTGCTTCCCGCCGGGGTCATCGAACCGTCCATCCCCTATCTGGCCATCGGCGCGGGCGTGGTGGCGGATCCCCGGAAATTCTGGTGGGAAGCCTCACCCCTCGAAAAGCGCGGATTCAAGGTCATCGATCGCCTGATCATTGATGAGCGGACCATGGTGGCCGACGTTTCCCACCGCCTCCTGGATCTGGCCTGGGAGGACTACCGGGAGAACATCCTTGGGGAGGAGGCGCGCGGTTCGACCGGACGCGGCATCACTCCGGCCTACCAGGACGAAGCCGGCCAATGGCAGATCACCTACAGCGCTTTTCTCGGCACCCGCGACGATTTTGCCCGACGGGTCGGCCAGAGGATCGACCGGACCCTGCGCACGATTGAACATGTCTGCCAGGTGAGCGCCGAGACCTGGTCCGGTTTCTTCGACCGCCTGACTGAGGCAGAGACCCGAGCCAACCGGGATTCGGTTGAGTCCGGGATTTTCCCCCAGTCAGAGTTCGATTTCACTGCTTTTCGCGGCGAAACCCCGTTCACGTTGAACAAGGACCGGATAATCGACGTCTACTGGCAGGCTGGAGCCCGCCTGAGGTCCTGTGTCACGGATGTGCGCGAGCGGGTTCTTGATGCATTGACCGAACACCGGACCGTCATCGGAGAATTCGGACAGGCCTTCTGGCTGGACAAGCGGCACGGCTATCCACCCAACGTGACCGCCTCCCACACCTATACTCCCGAGTTCTTCAATTCGGCCGGCATCCCCTGCCAGCCCATCCACACCTTTGGCGTGGCCAAGGCCTACGACACCAAGGTGGGCACCCATACCTTCATCACACAGATGGATGACGAGCACCCGCTCTGTCAGTTTCTGAAAAAGCTGGAATTCGGCACCTCGACCGGAAGGCAGCGCATGGTCGGCTGGTTCGATGCCGTCGAGAAGGGCGACACTCTGCGCTACGGCGGCTTTCAAGATCTGATGATCAACAAGATCGACGCTCTCGGCGCCCTCCCCGACTGGAAAGGCAACCTCCGCATCTGCACCGCCTACGAAGACCGCACCGGTCGGCGCTTCAGTCATTCGCCCCGCCGCGAGGAGATTCGCAAAACCCTCCGGCCGCTCTACCGGGATTTCCCCACTTGGGAGGGTGACATTTCCGGCATCCGTCGATTCGGCGACCTCCCGCAGGAGGCCCGGACCTATGTCGCCGCCATGATGCGATCAATCCTCGAAGCAGCCTACG
- a CDS encoding NnrS family protein, whose translation MPRSVAIREPYRLFFPAGLFAGLLGVALWPAWVWGGMALYPGPLHARLMSMGLLGAFVVGFSATALPRMMGTGPLGGGVVVGLGLLWSGAVGAQIVGVAWLGDLLFGLTLLLLILSLLARFIRRLDLPPPAFVLTAFGLVLGLTGAVALAWAEYPVGTLPSADWIYRWGRVALHEGFLLGVAGGVGAFFFPRLWGGRTRQDFPEMKRPDARWASQGWVAFWAGMGLTAGCGLDAAGFVRAGTLLRLTSFGFFVISEVAATLGLRSESTLGGLARIGLFLIPVGLLLEIVVLPGQLTGIRHLIMIGGFNLILFAVATRVIFGHAGERDRTTGRMISMRWVGGLLMVAALTRVSADFLPSVYQSHLGYAAVFWLSAALIWSGLIFQRISRADPED comes from the coding sequence ATGCCTCGCTCCGTCGCCATCCGGGAACCCTACCGTCTCTTTTTTCCCGCAGGTCTCTTTGCCGGACTCTTGGGCGTGGCACTCTGGCCGGCCTGGGTCTGGGGCGGGATGGCGCTCTACCCGGGGCCTCTGCATGCGCGGTTGATGTCGATGGGCCTCTTGGGAGCTTTTGTCGTGGGTTTTTCCGCCACCGCGCTGCCGCGGATGATGGGGACGGGCCCGCTGGGGGGTGGAGTGGTCGTCGGGTTGGGGCTCCTCTGGTCGGGCGCGGTTGGTGCCCAAATCGTGGGTGTCGCCTGGCTGGGGGATCTTCTCTTCGGCCTGACGCTTCTGCTTCTGATCCTGAGCCTGCTCGCGAGGTTCATACGGAGATTGGATCTTCCGCCTCCGGCCTTTGTCCTGACCGCGTTCGGCCTGGTGCTGGGCCTCACCGGGGCCGTGGCCCTTGCCTGGGCGGAATATCCCGTTGGAACGCTTCCGTCTGCAGACTGGATTTATCGATGGGGCCGGGTGGCATTGCACGAAGGCTTTCTTCTCGGTGTGGCCGGTGGTGTGGGTGCGTTCTTCTTTCCGCGTCTCTGGGGAGGGAGGACCCGTCAGGACTTTCCCGAAATGAAGCGGCCGGACGCCCGATGGGCGAGCCAGGGCTGGGTGGCCTTCTGGGCAGGGATGGGTTTGACGGCCGGCTGCGGCCTCGATGCGGCCGGATTTGTCCGGGCGGGAACACTCCTGCGGCTTACCTCCTTCGGCTTCTTTGTCATTTCTGAAGTGGCGGCGACCCTCGGTCTGCGCAGCGAAAGCACGCTCGGCGGTCTCGCCCGGATCGGATTGTTCCTCATTCCGGTGGGCCTTCTGCTGGAGATTGTGGTCCTTCCCGGACAATTGACCGGCATCCGTCACCTCATCATGATCGGGGGATTCAACCTGATCCTCTTCGCGGTGGCCACTCGCGTCATATTCGGGCATGCCGGGGAGAGGGACAGGACGACCGGGCGGATGATTTCCATGCGCTGGGTCGGGGGCCTGCTCATGGTGGCGGCCCTGACCCGGGTGAGCGCGGATTTCCTGCCGTCGGTCTATCAGTCCCATCTCGGCTACGCGGCCGTCTTCTGGCTCTCCGCCGCCCTCATATGGAGCGGGTTGATTTTCCAACGCATTTCCCGGGCTGATCCCGAAGACTGA
- a CDS encoding IMP dehydrogenase: MLGPTGNMTDPAVAPGFDTDLGDGAFYLSVDAFFQAQRGMALTYDDVSLATEYSEILPRQADLSTRLSESLSLQVPIISSDMDTVTESRMAMAMALNGGIGLIHYNMAPKDQIHEVARVKRHIHGLIQDPITVTPDMQVGDVLKLIEKKKFDFRSFPVVDEAGGLVGLLPGSVVKEIYRAAPVAKAMTPRSHLITVNQKEMTHDLVAQATAFFTGNVGITKMLIVNDANRLKGLITVSDIEKLLNEAKAQRKPSRDASFRLVVGAALSVVRQSDGSLDRSRLLDHVGELVAESVDAVAVSTAHGHTVGVGEAVRAIRDAFPSLTIIAGNVTSGQGVEFLAESGADAIKIGQGPGSICTTRVVAGVGVPQLTALYVSSKAAARKGVRLIADGGITKSGDIVKALTMADAVICGGLLAGCREAPGEIIEISGKLYKQYRGMGSLSAMKRGSASRYGHQKVDTTRKIAAEGIEALKEVSGSVDNVLSELIGGIQSGMGYLGAPDLGKLKTRARLVRVSPAGQKEASPHDVIEVSTHKD; the protein is encoded by the coding sequence ATGTTAGGACCGACCGGCAATATGACCGATCCGGCTGTTGCTCCCGGCTTCGACACCGACTTGGGTGACGGGGCTTTTTATCTCAGTGTCGACGCGTTTTTTCAGGCCCAGCGAGGTATGGCCCTGACCTACGACGACGTGTCACTGGCCACGGAATACTCGGAGATCCTCCCCCGGCAGGCGGATCTCTCGACCCGGCTCTCGGAATCCCTGAGTCTCCAGGTGCCGATCATCTCCTCCGACATGGATACCGTGACCGAGTCGCGGATGGCGATGGCGATGGCGCTGAACGGAGGCATCGGCCTGATCCACTACAATATGGCGCCGAAGGACCAGATCCATGAGGTGGCACGGGTCAAACGGCATATCCACGGCCTGATTCAGGATCCCATCACGGTGACGCCGGACATGCAGGTCGGCGATGTGCTCAAGTTGATCGAGAAGAAGAAGTTTGATTTCCGGTCCTTCCCGGTGGTCGATGAGGCGGGGGGGCTGGTCGGTCTGCTACCCGGCAGCGTGGTCAAGGAGATCTACCGAGCGGCGCCGGTGGCCAAGGCGATGACTCCGCGCAGCCACCTGATCACGGTCAACCAGAAAGAGATGACTCATGATCTGGTCGCCCAGGCGACGGCTTTCTTCACCGGCAATGTCGGCATCACCAAGATGCTGATCGTGAATGACGCCAACCGACTGAAGGGTCTGATCACGGTGTCGGACATTGAAAAACTCCTGAACGAGGCCAAGGCCCAGCGCAAGCCGAGCCGTGATGCGTCCTTCCGTCTGGTCGTCGGCGCGGCCCTCTCGGTGGTCCGGCAGTCCGACGGATCCCTGGATCGGTCCCGTCTCCTCGACCATGTCGGGGAGTTGGTGGCCGAATCGGTCGACGCAGTCGCCGTATCCACCGCCCACGGACATACGGTCGGGGTGGGGGAGGCGGTCCGGGCCATCCGGGACGCCTTTCCGTCCCTGACCATCATCGCCGGCAATGTGACCAGCGGCCAGGGGGTCGAATTCCTGGCGGAGAGCGGCGCCGATGCCATCAAGATCGGACAGGGTCCGGGATCGATCTGCACCACCCGGGTGGTGGCGGGAGTCGGTGTGCCGCAATTGACCGCCCTCTACGTCTCTTCCAAGGCGGCCGCCCGCAAGGGGGTGCGACTGATTGCCGACGGCGGCATCACCAAATCGGGGGACATCGTGAAGGCGCTGACCATGGCCGACGCCGTCATCTGCGGCGGTCTGCTCGCCGGATGCCGGGAGGCGCCGGGAGAAATCATCGAAATCAGCGGCAAGCTCTACAAGCAGTACCGCGGAATGGGCAGCCTGAGCGCGATGAAACGGGGGTCGGCCAGCCGGTATGGTCACCAAAAAGTGGATACGACGAGAAAGATTGCGGCCGAGGGGATCGAGGCCCTCAAGGAGGTTTCGGGGTCGGTGGACAACGTTCTGTCCGAACTGATCGGCGGGATCCAGTCGGGCATGGGCTATCTCGGGGCCCCTGATCTCGGGAAACTGAAGACCCGGGCCCGGCTTGTCCGGGTTTCGCCGGCCGGACAGAAGGAGGCCAGCCCGCACGACGTGATCGAGGTTTCCACCCACAAGGATTGA
- a CDS encoding o-succinylbenzoate synthase, whose product MYTLTWKRYRRPFRQPLVTGHGTWDAREGILVRLEDCDGRIGYGEVAPIPWFGTETIESAAIQLSLLGSTVNPEVMGLIPGSYPCCRAAVGAALTDLVGPGYPRGKRLPVAALLPAGQTAFSVLEERLNLGFLTAKLKIGMGDPDQEKDRVERLCRLLPEGGGLRLDANGILDAARAAVWLEFVADLPVEFIEQPVPPEDVEALLGLAADFPTPIALDESVVRVDDLKRWRDRGWPGLYVIKPALAGDPDELQMEIGQDEVFVFSTAMETAIGHRGSLRAAFQSASKRALGFGVGAFFADQVDEPFLSSDRVGGIDLEFQWKRLTGS is encoded by the coding sequence ATGTACACCCTGACCTGGAAGCGTTACCGACGCCCGTTTCGCCAGCCACTCGTCACCGGACACGGGACCTGGGATGCCCGCGAAGGCATCCTGGTCCGTCTGGAAGACTGTGACGGCCGGATCGGCTACGGGGAGGTTGCGCCGATTCCCTGGTTTGGAACGGAGACGATCGAGTCGGCCGCCATTCAGCTCAGCCTGCTCGGATCCACGGTCAACCCGGAAGTAATGGGTCTGATACCGGGCTCGTATCCCTGTTGCCGGGCGGCGGTCGGAGCTGCCCTGACCGACCTGGTGGGTCCCGGATACCCCCGCGGGAAAAGGCTGCCGGTGGCTGCCTTGCTGCCGGCGGGGCAAACCGCGTTTTCCGTCCTTGAGGAACGGCTCAACCTGGGGTTCCTGACGGCCAAGCTGAAGATCGGCATGGGCGACCCGGATCAGGAAAAGGATCGGGTCGAACGGCTCTGCCGGCTGCTGCCCGAGGGTGGCGGACTTCGACTTGATGCGAATGGCATCCTCGATGCGGCCCGGGCGGCGGTCTGGTTGGAATTCGTGGCGGACCTGCCGGTCGAGTTCATCGAGCAGCCTGTGCCGCCGGAAGACGTCGAGGCACTGCTTGGTCTCGCCGCGGATTTTCCGACTCCGATTGCTCTGGATGAGTCGGTCGTCCGGGTTGATGACCTTAAGCGTTGGCGCGACCGGGGATGGCCGGGGCTTTATGTGATCAAGCCGGCGCTGGCCGGAGACCCGGATGAGTTGCAGATGGAGATCGGTCAGGATGAGGTGTTTGTCTTCTCGACCGCGATGGAGACGGCCATCGGCCATCGTGGATCACTGCGGGCGGCTTTTCAAAGCGCCTCGAAACGGGCCCTCGGCTTTGGGGTCGGTGCCTTCTTTGCGGATCAGGTCGATGAACCCTTTCTCAGTTCCGACCGGGTGGGCGGAATCGATCTCGAGTTCCAATGGAAACGCCTGACCGGTTCGTAA
- a CDS encoding AMP-binding protein, translating into MTTDPGHLFDRPRIMLAEADPRAFLGSFFQWSLQEVNLVLVDPALPSNPRMELVARLMPSAVIDGHRRQPDGSSLPWHPPEDWASRPKPARIWIGTGGTTGSPRFALHSWQRLSAAANGFGQVFPGSADCVCLLPLWHVGGLMQVIRATVLGGEVELTDWRTIKAGESLPDSDGKLVSMVPQQLDWLLEGEGSGRVSRSASQNTRHGTFLPWLRGFRAIFVGGGGARASLLNRARELGLRLAPAYGMTETAAQVTVLRPDEFLEGRGGVGRALPHATVTIVNDAGQPAPAGEIGRIRIATASRFLGYADTSAQKGSGFVVCSEMDPLQTTKPDPFISSDLGRMDGEGYLTVVGRVDDVIITGGEKVFPGEVEAVLMDSGLAGDAVVFGTPDAQWGQVVSAVIEGGSFVDGDAARAILRERLPVFKIPRRWVRVSRLPRNAMGKLDRKRLEGLFGVQ; encoded by the coding sequence GTGACGACTGATCCCGGCCATCTTTTCGATCGACCCCGGATCATGCTGGCCGAGGCGGATCCGCGGGCGTTCCTCGGATCGTTCTTCCAATGGTCTCTTCAGGAGGTGAATCTCGTTCTGGTCGATCCCGCTTTGCCCTCGAACCCGAGGATGGAATTGGTCGCGCGATTGATGCCCTCGGCGGTGATTGACGGACACCGGCGCCAACCCGATGGGTCCTCCCTGCCGTGGCACCCGCCGGAGGATTGGGCATCGAGACCGAAACCGGCACGGATTTGGATCGGGACCGGGGGCACGACCGGTTCGCCCCGGTTTGCCCTGCATTCCTGGCAGCGTCTTTCAGCGGCGGCGAATGGATTCGGCCAGGTGTTTCCGGGATCCGCGGATTGCGTCTGCCTGTTGCCACTCTGGCACGTGGGTGGACTGATGCAGGTGATCCGGGCGACGGTCTTGGGAGGTGAGGTTGAGTTGACCGATTGGCGAACGATCAAAGCCGGTGAGTCCCTCCCGGATTCGGACGGCAAACTGGTTTCGATGGTTCCGCAGCAATTGGATTGGTTGTTGGAGGGAGAGGGGTCAGGCCGAGTATCGCGATCGGCCAGTCAAAATACTCGCCATGGCACTTTTCTGCCCTGGTTGCGTGGCTTCCGGGCGATCTTTGTCGGTGGCGGTGGTGCCCGCGCTTCACTTCTGAATCGTGCCCGCGAACTGGGGCTTCGGTTGGCGCCGGCTTATGGGATGACCGAGACGGCTGCGCAGGTGACGGTGCTCCGTCCCGATGAGTTCCTGGAGGGGCGCGGAGGAGTCGGCCGGGCGTTGCCGCACGCGACCGTGACGATCGTGAACGATGCCGGACAGCCGGCCCCGGCGGGCGAGATCGGTCGCATTCGGATAGCCACCGCGTCGAGGTTTCTGGGGTATGCCGACACGTCTGCGCAAAAGGGGTCAGGCTTTGTAGTCTGTAGTGAAATGGATCCACTACAGACTACAAAGCCTGACCCCTTTATTTCGAGTGACCTGGGTCGGATGGACGGGGAGGGTTACCTGACGGTTGTCGGGAGGGTGGACGATGTCATCATCACGGGTGGCGAGAAGGTTTTTCCCGGGGAGGTGGAGGCGGTCCTGATGGATTCGGGCCTGGCGGGGGACGCGGTCGTGTTCGGGACACCGGATGCGCAATGGGGGCAGGTGGTATCCGCGGTGATTGAGGGCGGCTCCTTCGTTGACGGTGATGCCGCCCGGGCTATCCTTCGGGAGCGGTTGCCGGTTTTCAAGATCCCAAGACGATGGGTCCGGGTGTCTCGATTGCCGAGGAATGCGATGGGGAAGCTTGATCGAAAGCGGCTGGAGGGATTGTTTGGGGTTCAATGA
- the polX gene encoding DNA polymerase/3'-5' exonuclease PolX, whose amino-acid sequence MTRKQIVEVLEEIAVLLEIKGENPFKIRAYQNGARALDTMEDDLEELIASGRLGQIRGIGDALAMKIESLQRTGSLGFYDDLKASVPTGLLDLLEIPGLGGKKIKAIYEKLGVTSIAELTAACEAGQVAELAGFGAKSQAKILEGIHHREAYAKRHLWWNAREVAEPILEGLRALPEVERAEHAGSLRRNRETVGDLDFIVASARPGPVMDWFTGRDHVSEVTAKGETKSSVRLESGLQADLRVVPPDQFAFALHHFTGSKEHNVAMRQRALNRGYSLSEWGLTPTEEGPRDPGSLARSPVRESAPGDPAAIRAEEELFGFLGLEYIPPELREGLGEIDAAESDGLPRLVRPEDLRGVFHNHTSASDGANTIVEMARMAASLGWDYLGIADHSKASFQANGLDEERLGRQVEAIRAFNLSGQSGVRIFAGVECDILPDGRLDLADSILKELDYVVVSIHSSFTQATDVVTARMIRAIEHPLATMVGHLTGRLLLHREGYAIDVAKIIDAAAANGVMIELNANPHRLDMDWRHWRRAAEKGVLCSINPDAHEAGHLSFVDAGVRVARKGWLTAEQVFNTWSLERVEAHLKKSGIS is encoded by the coding sequence ATGACAAGGAAGCAGATAGTCGAAGTCCTTGAGGAGATTGCGGTGCTTCTTGAGATCAAAGGGGAGAACCCGTTCAAGATCCGGGCCTACCAGAACGGGGCGCGGGCTTTGGACACGATGGAGGATGATCTGGAGGAGCTGATTGCATCCGGCCGACTGGGCCAGATCCGAGGGATCGGGGACGCGCTGGCCATGAAGATCGAATCGCTCCAGCGGACCGGCTCTCTGGGCTTCTACGACGACCTGAAGGCGTCCGTCCCGACCGGCTTGCTCGATCTGCTGGAGATCCCTGGACTCGGGGGCAAGAAGATCAAGGCGATATACGAGAAGCTCGGGGTGACCTCGATTGCGGAACTGACGGCGGCCTGTGAGGCGGGTCAGGTGGCGGAGCTGGCCGGTTTCGGGGCGAAATCCCAAGCCAAGATCCTTGAGGGGATTCACCATCGTGAAGCCTATGCCAAGCGGCATCTCTGGTGGAACGCCCGCGAGGTGGCTGAACCGATTCTGGAGGGACTGCGAGCCTTGCCGGAGGTGGAGAGGGCTGAACATGCCGGTAGTCTGCGTCGAAACCGGGAAACGGTGGGCGATCTGGATTTCATCGTGGCCTCGGCCCGACCGGGGCCGGTCATGGACTGGTTCACCGGTCGTGACCACGTTTCGGAAGTGACGGCCAAAGGTGAGACCAAATCGAGTGTCCGTCTGGAGTCGGGCCTGCAGGCGGATCTCAGGGTTGTGCCGCCGGACCAGTTTGCCTTTGCCCTCCACCATTTCACGGGTTCGAAGGAACACAATGTGGCGATGCGCCAGCGGGCGCTCAACCGGGGTTACAGTCTGAGCGAGTGGGGTTTGACCCCGACGGAGGAGGGGCCGCGGGATCCGGGCTCCCTCGCCCGGTCACCGGTCCGCGAAAGCGCCCCCGGGGACCCGGCCGCGATCCGGGCGGAGGAGGAGCTCTTCGGATTTCTTGGCCTGGAGTATATCCCGCCGGAACTGCGGGAAGGGTTGGGTGAGATCGACGCAGCGGAATCGGATGGTCTCCCGCGACTGGTCCGGCCGGAGGATCTGCGCGGAGTGTTTCACAACCACACGTCAGCATCCGACGGCGCAAACACGATCGTGGAAATGGCCCGGATGGCGGCGTCTCTGGGCTGGGATTACCTGGGAATTGCCGATCATTCCAAGGCCAGTTTTCAGGCAAACGGTCTGGATGAGGAACGACTGGGACGACAGGTCGAGGCGATTCGTGCCTTCAATCTGTCCGGCCAGTCGGGGGTCCGGATCTTTGCCGGGGTGGAATGCGATATTCTGCCCGATGGCCGGCTGGATCTGGCGGACAGCATCCTGAAGGAGCTGGATTATGTGGTGGTCTCCATCCATTCCTCTTTCACCCAGGCAACCGATGTGGTCACGGCCCGGATGATCCGGGCGATTGAGCATCCCCTTGCGACCATGGTGGGCCATTTGACCGGGCGGCTGCTTCTCCACCGCGAAGGCTATGCCATCGATGTGGCCAAAATCATCGATGCAGCGGCGGCGAACGGAGTGATGATCGAGCTCAATGCCAATCCACACCGGTTGGATATGGATTGGCGGCATTGGCGGCGGGCTGCGGAAAAGGGTGTGCTTTGCAGTATCAATCCCGACGCCCACGAGGCGGGGCATCTCTCGTTTGTCGACGCCGGCGTCCGGGTAGCCCGGAAGGGCTGGCTGACGGCCGAACAGGTTTTCAACACCTGGTCCCTCGAGCGGGTGGAGGCCCATTTGAAGAAATCGGGTATTTCCTGA
- the glmS gene encoding glutamine--fructose-6-phosphate transaminase (isomerizing) translates to MCGIVGYIGSQSAKTVLLEGLRRLEYRGYDSAGMAIHRRDSFRVSKKTGRVANLAMAASKDDLEGTLGISHTRWATHGGVSDANAHPHLSSDGRVVMVHNGVIENYNDMKRFLLTKGYTFSSETDTEALVNLIAYHYAKEGEPTNGFSKFFIAVRKALRHVKGTYGIAALCLDNPEEMIGARKGSPLILGVGQGEFLLASDVSAIITHTSSVVYLKDDEIVSVGRNAFKISTSSEMGVDAVIDTVDWKIEDSEMGAYPHFMLKEIFDQPEALENAMRGRFSDDGSTANFGGWNMTPHELLQVDRILFTSCGTAWHACLVAEHLIERFARIPVEVEYASEFRYRNAPLDKNTLLFVITQSGETIDTLGALREAKRKGYRTLAITNVVGSTIAREADGGIYQHAGPEIGVASTKAFTSQLVIAAMVALYLGRMRDMSFEGGVKLVEALKGLPEKVARILRLNDQIKDIATRYAHYGDFLFLGRQSMFPVALEGALKLKEISYIHAEGYPAAEMKHGPIALISEECPSVFFASSDEIFQKVVSNIQEVKARKGKVILVHAESCDVPEGLVDDAIVFPDGHEAIIPILATIPVQLLSYHIAVARSCDVDKPRNLAKSVTVE, encoded by the coding sequence ATGTGTGGCATTGTAGGATACATAGGCAGTCAATCGGCCAAGACGGTCCTTCTGGAAGGTCTGCGTCGGCTTGAGTACCGCGGGTATGACTCGGCGGGAATGGCAATCCATCGCCGCGATTCTTTTCGCGTGTCGAAGAAAACCGGACGGGTGGCCAACCTGGCGATGGCGGCGTCGAAGGATGACCTCGAAGGCACCCTGGGGATCAGCCACACCCGTTGGGCGACCCACGGTGGCGTGTCCGATGCCAACGCCCATCCGCATCTGAGTTCGGACGGCAGGGTCGTCATGGTTCACAATGGGGTCATCGAGAACTACAACGACATGAAGCGGTTTCTCCTGACCAAAGGGTACACCTTCAGTTCGGAGACGGACACCGAGGCGCTGGTCAATCTGATCGCCTATCACTACGCGAAGGAAGGGGAGCCGACCAACGGTTTTTCGAAGTTCTTCATCGCCGTGCGCAAGGCGTTGCGTCACGTCAAGGGCACATACGGGATTGCCGCCCTCTGCCTGGACAATCCCGAGGAAATGATCGGGGCCCGCAAGGGTTCACCGCTCATTCTGGGAGTGGGACAGGGCGAATTCCTGCTGGCCAGCGATGTTTCGGCCATCATCACCCACACCAGCAGCGTGGTCTATCTGAAGGACGACGAAATCGTCTCGGTCGGGCGCAACGCCTTCAAAATCTCGACCAGTTCCGAAATGGGGGTCGATGCGGTCATCGACACGGTGGACTGGAAGATCGAGGACTCCGAGATGGGTGCGTATCCGCACTTCATGCTCAAGGAGATCTTCGACCAGCCGGAGGCCCTTGAAAACGCCATGCGCGGACGGTTCTCGGATGACGGCAGCACCGCCAATTTCGGCGGTTGGAACATGACGCCTCATGAACTGCTCCAGGTGGACCGGATCCTATTCACCTCCTGTGGGACCGCCTGGCATGCCTGCCTGGTCGCGGAGCACCTGATCGAACGGTTTGCCCGGATTCCGGTGGAGGTCGAATACGCTTCGGAATTCCGTTACCGCAACGCCCCTCTCGACAAGAATACCCTTCTCTTTGTCATCACCCAATCCGGGGAGACGATTGACACCCTGGGTGCCCTCCGCGAGGCCAAGCGCAAGGGCTACCGGACCCTTGCCATCACCAACGTGGTCGGTTCGACCATCGCGCGGGAGGCGGATGGTGGGATCTACCAGCACGCCGGGCCCGAAATCGGAGTCGCATCGACCAAGGCCTTCACTTCCCAGCTGGTGATTGCCGCCATGGTTGCCTTGTACCTTGGCCGAATGCGGGATATGAGCTTTGAAGGCGGGGTCAAATTGGTCGAGGCCCTCAAGGGCCTTCCGGAAAAGGTGGCCCGGATCCTGCGGTTGAATGACCAGATCAAGGATATCGCGACCCGCTACGCCCATTACGGCGATTTCCTTTTCCTGGGTCGGCAGTCGATGTTTCCGGTCGCCCTGGAAGGGGCGCTCAAGCTCAAGGAAATCTCCTATATTCACGCGGAGGGCTATCCCGCGGCTGAGATGAAGCACGGTCCGATTGCCCTGATCAGTGAAGAATGTCCGAGTGTGTTTTTCGCATCGAGCGACGAGATCTTCCAGAAAGTCGTTTCGAATATCCAGGAGGTCAAAGCGCGCAAGGGTAAGGTCATTCTTGTGCATGCGGAGTCATGCGATGTTCCCGAGGGTCTGGTCGACGACGCCATAGTCTTCCCCGACGGCCACGAGGCGATCATTCCGATCCTTGCGACCATCCCGGTTCAGCTGCTCAGCTATCATATCGCGGTGGCACGCAGCTGCGACGTGGACAAACCGCGCAATCTGGCCAAGTCGGTTACCGTGGAGTGA